A stretch of the Actinomycetota bacterium genome encodes the following:
- a CDS encoding SpoIID/LytB domain-containing protein, protein MRTRHVFLVTAIAAASLVWGSLGVSASTGSGTATTDTASTTDTASTAATAAGKAKTFRMYGSGWGHGVGLSQYGAYGLALDGWSATRILTHFYSGTRVASTPKAPDRLRVGLVQGRKMLHLAAEGGKVELRLGQPNSGDLVGTVPDGATWTVDISNGHYRITNGKGKPVGVPVGGPSQDLFVRYDPLGSRVRLAEAGHAYARGWIELNLYPACDGCAQHLRAVADVPTEQYLYGLGEVPSEWPVAALQAQAIAARTYAVEKVLQVGQHLPGCNCGLYASTLDQVYLGWDKEAATDGGRWVAAVNATAGKVVLLGGKVIQANYTSSSGGFTENNENVWPGSALPYLRGVCDPGDYTPANPNRVWERTFTAKAMGADIGSATGADLGAVQRFEGVTRGVSGRIISITVVGKSGRITLSGAEFRSALGLLDDRVWIGSNRNVTGDIRGLYDRLGCAPGLPASARLKVDGGAVQRFADGAIYRNDGPGTTVWLHGSIEGKYLALGEDASVLGLPRTGVKTLPKLGGRTARFDGGAIYFKAGPGAHELHGRVLDYFLARGGAWKLGFPTTDVVKEAGGSVSSTFDSGLKVTCPAGKPCTKSKA, encoded by the coding sequence ATGAGAACCCGACACGTCTTCCTGGTCACCGCCATCGCCGCCGCCTCGCTGGTGTGGGGCTCGCTCGGCGTGAGCGCTTCCACGGGCTCGGGCACGGCCACGACGGACACCGCAAGCACCACGGACACCGCAAGCACCGCGGCCACCGCAGCCGGTAAGGCGAAGACCTTTCGGATGTACGGCTCGGGATGGGGCCATGGCGTGGGCCTGTCGCAGTACGGCGCGTACGGCCTGGCCCTGGACGGTTGGAGCGCCACCCGGATCCTCACCCACTTTTACTCCGGGACGCGGGTCGCCTCCACGCCGAAGGCTCCCGACCGGCTGCGGGTCGGGCTGGTCCAGGGCCGGAAGATGCTGCACCTCGCGGCGGAGGGCGGAAAGGTGGAGCTGCGGCTGGGCCAGCCGAACAGCGGCGACCTCGTCGGGACCGTCCCGGACGGCGCGACCTGGACCGTCGACATCTCGAACGGGCACTACCGGATCACCAACGGCAAGGGAAAGCCCGTGGGAGTGCCCGTGGGCGGGCCCTCCCAGGACCTGTTCGTTCGGTACGACCCGCTGGGTTCCCGGGTTCGCCTGGCGGAGGCCGGCCACGCCTACGCGCGCGGCTGGATCGAGCTGAACCTGTACCCGGCGTGCGACGGCTGCGCCCAGCACCTCCGGGCCGTCGCCGACGTCCCCACCGAGCAGTACCTGTACGGGCTGGGAGAGGTCCCCAGCGAGTGGCCCGTGGCCGCGCTCCAGGCCCAGGCCATCGCGGCGCGGACCTACGCGGTGGAGAAGGTCCTCCAGGTCGGGCAGCACCTCCCTGGCTGCAACTGCGGGCTGTACGCCAGCACCCTCGACCAAGTCTACCTGGGGTGGGACAAGGAGGCGGCCACCGACGGGGGGCGGTGGGTGGCGGCCGTCAACGCCACGGCCGGCAAGGTCGTCCTGCTCGGGGGGAAGGTGATCCAGGCGAACTACACCTCCTCCAGCGGAGGCTTCACCGAGAACAACGAGAACGTGTGGCCCGGGAGCGCGCTCCCCTACCTGCGGGGCGTGTGCGACCCCGGCGACTACACGCCCGCCAACCCCAACCGGGTGTGGGAGCGGACCTTCACGGCGAAGGCCATGGGCGCGGACATCGGTTCGGCGACCGGCGCGGACCTGGGGGCGGTCCAGCGATTCGAGGGCGTCACCCGCGGCGTGTCCGGCCGGATCATCTCCATCACCGTCGTCGGGAAGTCGGGTCGGATCACCCTCTCCGGGGCCGAGTTCCGCTCGGCCCTGGGGTTGCTGGACGACCGTGTGTGGATCGGCTCGAACCGGAACGTGACCGGCGACATCCGCGGGCTGTACGACCGCCTGGGCTGCGCGCCGGGCCTTCCGGCGTCGGCCCGGCTGAAGGTCGACGGCGGTGCCGTCCAGCGCTTCGCCGACGGCGCCATCTACCGCAACGACGGCCCGGGCACGACGGTGTGGCTGCACGGCTCGATCGAAGGGAAATACCTTGCGCTCGGCGAGGACGCGAGCGTGCTGGGCCTTCCCCGGACCGGGGTGAAGACCCTGCCCAAGCTGGGCGGCCGCACCGCCCGATTCGACGGCGGCGCCATCTACTTCAAGGCCGGTCCCGGCGCCCACGAGCTCCACGGCCGCGTCCTCGACTACTTCCTGGCCCGCGGCGGCGCGTGGAAGCTGGGCTTCCCCACGACGGATGTCGTGAAGGAAGCAGGCGGCTCGGTCTCGTCGACCTTCGACTCCGGCCTGAAGGTGACCTGCCCGGCCGGCAAGCCCTGCACGAAGTCGAAGGCCTGA